One segment of Salvia splendens isolate huo1 chromosome 20, SspV2, whole genome shotgun sequence DNA contains the following:
- the LOC121781721 gene encoding ethylene-responsive transcription factor CRF6-like, with the protein MVIERGIHRLGTYDTAEEAVMVYDNAAIMLHCPNALTNFTAPPPESNVASVSGYDSTYESSHIASSSVSVLLFNTTEPAGLISQCSEFTKPSQTGPVCVKEETSFGTSTEPAGLKIDYTEPGPTGPVLEYVNEEISFDSVGLEGVFIGRSKCEAGPIHNYNMEVCEAETSIVPDYSSDYLPTDILIFDDFFDFEPQVEHLFKNGMSFCGDYYNLAHSILRIILKT; encoded by the exons atggtaatcgagagaggcattCACAGATTG GGAACTTACGACACCGCCGAGGAGGCTGTCATGGTCTACGACAACGCCGCGATCATGCTCCACTGCCCCAACGCTCTCACAAACTTCACCGCGCCGCCGCCGGAGAGTAATGTGGCATCGGTTTCAGGCTATGATTCCACTTACGAGTCTTCTCATATTGCTTCCTCTTCGGTTTCGGTTCTCCTGTTCAATACCACTGAACCGGCCGGATTAATTAGCCAATGTAGTGAGTTTACTAAACCCAGTCAGACCGGCCCAGTGTGTGTGAAAGAAGAGACTAGTTTTGGTACTAGCACTGAACCGGCCGGTCTAAAAATTGACTATACTGAACCCGGTCCGACCGGGCCGGTTCTGGAGTATGTGAATGAAGAGATTAGTTTTGACTCGGTTGGATTAGAGGGTGTGTTTATTGGCCGGTCGAAATGTGAGGCCGGTCCGATTCATAACTATAATATGGAGGTGTGTGAAGCAGAAACGAGTATAGTGCCCGATTACTCGAGTGATTATTTGCCAACGGACATTCTGATTTTCGACGATTTCTTCGACTTTGAGCCGCAAGTAGAGCATTTGTTCAAGAATGGAATGAGTTTTTGCGGCGATTACTATAACTTGGCTCACTCGATATTGAGGATTATTTTGAAGACATGA